TATTGCGATACTGAATATGCATTTGAAGAAGGAACTGAAATCAGTATTGATGAGGTAATTGAGAAAGTTAAATCATACAATTGTAAGCTGGTAGAAATTACAGGCGGCGAACCGCTACTACAGGAAAATGTTTTACCGTTAATGAAAATCTTGTGCGATAAAGAATACGAAGTACTTCTTGAAACAAGCGGCACATTAAGCATCGCCGATGTAGATCCAAGAGTAAAGCGTATCGTTGATTTTAAATGTCCGGGCAGCGGTATGGAAAAGAAAAATTTCTGGGAAAATGTGCAACATGTGAAAAAAGATGATGAAGTAAAGTTTGTAATCGGCAACCGAAATGATTACGAATGGACGAAGGAAATGATGGGAAAATATAGATTAGCGGATAAATGTACAGTGTTAGTATCGCCTGTTTATGGGGCGATCGATTCGAAAGTCCTTGCTGAATGGATTTTAGAAGATAAGCTTGATGTGCGATTTCAACTTCAATTGCAGAAATATATTGGGTCGCCAGAAACGCGTGGAGTATGATGGAATTTTGGATTTTACCTGCCCGCCGGTCAGGCGGGGATTTTGGATTGTAGATTACTGACGAATAACGAACAACGAAAAAATAATAAACCACAGAAAACACAGAGGTGAGCACAGAGGACACAAAGAGTTTAAGACTATGTGTACACACCTTTGAGGCTTTTGTGCATTCTTTGTGATCTTTGTGTTAAAAAAATAAATTCGAAACAAGTAATGTAAATGTTGAATATCGAATCCGCCTGCGTCCCGTAAATCGGAACTTCGGCGGACAGGTGACGAACAACGAACAACGAATGACGAACAACGATAAACAATTAGCGGTGGTTTTAGTGAGCGGTGGAATGGATAGCTGCGTCACTGCAGCAATCGCAAACCAAAATTATGAATTGGCTTTTCTCCATATAAATTACGGACAACGGACAGAACGACGAGAGTTGAAAGCTTACAACGACATCGCCGACTTTTATAATGTTAATAAGCGGCTTGTTGTGAATGTTGAGCATCTGAAGTCAATAGGCGGGTCGAGTTTAACTGATGATAAGGTTCCGGTTGAACCAGCAAATTTGGGTCGGAGAGAAATTCCAACCTCTTATGTTCCGTTCCGTAATGCCAATATATTGGCAATCGCAGTAAGTTGGGCTGAAACGATAGGGGCAGTCAAAATATTTATTGGTGCAGTCGAGGAAGATTCTTCGGGTTATCCCGATTGCCGTCAGAAATTTTACGACGCTTTCAATAAGGTGATTGAATTAGGCACAAAACCGGAAACCAAAATTTCGGTAGAGACTCCAATTATCTATTTAAAGAAATCGGAGATCGTGCAAAAGGGAATTGAGCTAAACGCGCCGCTGCATTTAAGTTGGTCGTGCTACCAGCGCGAGGATGTTGCTTGCGGAGTTTGCGATAGCTGTGCGTTGCGATTGCGCGGGTTTAAACTCGCCGGCTTGGTTGATCCAATCGTGTATTAATTTCATTAGTTAGTTGTTGATGGTTTTTAAACCATAACTTGCAATTATCTGCTAAAACCAAATACTAATAACTCTATCTAATTTTCTCCGGAAAAAAGAAACGTTCCAGCTAAACGTTTCCACATTAAAACAATCTTACAACCCAAACATCAACGACACCGAAAGCATCAGCGAATTTATCGTGCGTGATTTCGAGATGAAATGGTCGTCGTTACCTATTCTGTAAAGCGGATCTTTATCGTCGTTCAACGACAGGTAAGCATCCATCGCCTGTTCTTTCAAAGGGTTTCTATCTCTATATTCTTTTCCAATAAGATTCATCAGATTGTAATGCAGTGCAACATCAATTGCCATCAGCGGATTTAGTTTCAACAAAACTCCAGCGTTTGCTCCCAAACCGATCCTCGTTGCCGATTCCATAGTTTGCTGGTCGGCTGGTAGGTTTGTTCCTTGAATGCGGAAGTTGCCGCTGAAATTATTCAAACTTAAATTTGCTCCTAAATACGGTGTTAATGGTAGAGCCGGCAGACCGAATGAAAACTCTGGTCCCACTTTTACGGTAAGAACCTTTTGACTTATATCGACTTTCCCCTTGTTGTCAATAGTAGCAACACCGCTGTTCTTCAACGAAGCATAGCCCAACTCGCCGACTAATGTAAATCCTAAAACGCCTGCCCGAACCTTACCGTGTAAATTCAACCCGTTCGATAACCCATAGGCAGTTCCTTTATAAAAATCTTGTGTAGTCCCTCCAAAATCACCGGCTGGCATTACCAATCCAACACCGACACCTGCCTGTAAAGTAATCTGAGAAAATAGAAAAGGAACGCAAATTACTAACGTTAACAACAAAACCTTTAATAAGTTTTTCATAATAAATTTCCTTTGATTTTTTTTATTTTACAGTGAAAATATCGGCAAAGTTGATATAATATGCAAAATTAAAAAAATTCATTTTATTTTCTTATATTGGTATCAGTTTTAACGGCCTAATTTATATAAAAAGCGAAAAGCTATGAAAAAACTTGAAATAAATATAGACCTATATACACCTCGGAAACTCAAGGAACTTGCCGAATTATATTATCAAGATATAAAAAATCGGGACCCAATTTTATTTAACCGTTTCGGAAACTACCGTTTAAATCCTCAAACGACAACACCGGTCGAAATATCGGGCGTCCTCATTTCGATGGCTGAACATTTGGATAATTTTATTGCGAGGTTGTTTAAAGTTGAAAACGAACTGGCAGTTTTTAAAAAATTCATTGAAGCCGAAAGTGATGTTGTATTCTTCAAAAAAGAATTCATACTTCGCCGTGCGTTAAAAAAGTGGGATGCGATAAAAGTTCGAACTTTGAATTTTAGTGAAATTGATTCTTTCTTGAAAAATATTCGCAATGCTGCTTTTGATAA
Above is a window of Bacteroidota bacterium DNA encoding:
- the queC gene encoding 7-cyano-7-deazaguanine synthase QueC, producing the protein MTNNDKQLAVVLVSGGMDSCVTAAIANQNYELAFLHINYGQRTERRELKAYNDIADFYNVNKRLVVNVEHLKSIGGSSLTDDKVPVEPANLGRREIPTSYVPFRNANILAIAVSWAETIGAVKIFIGAVEEDSSGYPDCRQKFYDAFNKVIELGTKPETKISVETPIIYLKKSEIVQKGIELNAPLHLSWSCYQREDVACGVCDSCALRLRGFKLAGLVDPIVY
- a CDS encoding radical SAM protein; this encodes MVACKNKNSLIINEIFFSIQGESTYAGRPCVFVRLTYCNLRCTYCDTEYAFEEGTEISIDEVIEKVKSYNCKLVEITGGEPLLQENVLPLMKILCDKEYEVLLETSGTLSIADVDPRVKRIVDFKCPGSGMEKKNFWENVQHVKKDDEVKFVIGNRNDYEWTKEMMGKYRLADKCTVLVSPVYGAIDSKVLAEWILEDKLDVRFQLQLQKYIGSPETRGV
- a CDS encoding outer membrane beta-barrel protein, encoding MKNLLKVLLLTLVICVPFLFSQITLQAGVGVGLVMPAGDFGGTTQDFYKGTAYGLSNGLNLHGKVRAGVLGFTLVGELGYASLKNSGVATIDNKGKVDISQKVLTVKVGPEFSFGLPALPLTPYLGANLSLNNFSGNFRIQGTNLPADQQTMESATRIGLGANAGVLLKLNPLMAIDVALHYNLMNLIGKEYRDRNPLKEQAMDAYLSLNDDKDPLYRIGNDDHFISKSRTINSLMLSVSLMFGL